From the genome of Fimbriimonadaceae bacterium, one region includes:
- a CDS encoding helix-turn-helix domain-containing protein: MNEDGLDSVFKSLSDRTRRRLLDMLKEKPRTTGDLCAQFPDVTRFAIMKHLEVLVTAGLVVLRRQGRERWNHINVVPLQEAHERWVSQYQQAWASSLLTLRRTVESESRAERLAMDQMTIEQEIVIGGAPDTVYKALTENIGAWWSHSFSDAPKHITLEPFPGGRFFEEFEGGGGLYATVTYAEPGKELRMLGPMGMSGAVAGYVEYRLEAEGKDTRLKLSHRVVGEVTDERKSLYTTGWNALLTQRLKPFVENGERYR, from the coding sequence GTGAACGAAGACGGCCTGGATTCTGTATTTAAGTCCCTCTCCGACCGCACCCGACGAAGGCTTCTCGACATGCTCAAGGAGAAACCACGGACAACGGGCGACCTATGCGCGCAGTTCCCCGACGTCACGCGGTTTGCGATCATGAAGCATCTGGAGGTGCTGGTCACAGCTGGCCTGGTCGTGCTGCGTCGGCAGGGAAGAGAGAGGTGGAACCACATCAACGTTGTGCCCTTGCAAGAGGCGCACGAACGTTGGGTGAGCCAGTATCAGCAGGCATGGGCGTCTTCGCTCCTGACTTTGCGGCGAACGGTCGAATCCGAGAGCCGCGCGGAGAGATTAGCAATGGATCAGATGACAATAGAACAAGAGATCGTCATTGGGGGTGCCCCCGACACTGTATATAAAGCGTTGACCGAAAACATCGGCGCTTGGTGGTCACACTCCTTCTCAGATGCGCCCAAGCACATCACCCTCGAACCGTTTCCTGGAGGACGGTTCTTCGAAGAGTTTGAGGGCGGCGGCGGGCTATACGCAACCGTCACCTACGCCGAACCCGGCAAAGAGCTGCGAATGCTCGGGCCAATGGGCATGTCGGGCGCGGTCGCAGGATATGTCGAATACCGGCTCGAAGCCGAAGGCAAAGACACACGACTCAAGCTTTCCCATCGCGTCGTTGGAGAGGTGACTGACGAAAGAAAGAGTCTCTACACAACGGGGTGGAATGCACTCCTCACCCAACGCTTAAAGCCTTTTGTCGAAAATGGGGAAAGATATCGTTAG